A portion of the Streptomyces coeruleoprunus genome contains these proteins:
- a CDS encoding DUF4142 domain-containing protein, translating into MRRINGTALIIAALVATIGALAFPVWSYADRSGTGQANLNASTVATQWGPLSATDREFLVKVRLAGLWELPAGQQAIERAPTQAIRDAGDHLVVGHTDLDQRARDVAAKLGVELPNQPTEEQQGWLRELSAAGGEEYERKFANLLRNAHGKVFGLIAQVRHTTRNTLIRQLASDANQTVLDHITMLEATGLVDFDAIANEAAGRATASPSGPPAPNGNLPPAPSPVGPTGSDQQFTSEPSTRPGPPTAINTNRP; encoded by the coding sequence CTGCGGCGCATCAACGGCACGGCACTCATCATCGCGGCGCTCGTCGCCACGATCGGGGCGCTCGCGTTCCCCGTCTGGTCGTACGCCGACCGCTCCGGCACCGGGCAGGCCAACCTCAACGCGTCCACCGTGGCGACCCAGTGGGGCCCGCTGTCCGCGACCGACCGCGAGTTCCTCGTGAAGGTGCGGCTCGCGGGCCTGTGGGAGCTGCCGGCCGGGCAGCAGGCCATCGAACGGGCGCCCACGCAGGCCATCAGGGACGCGGGCGACCACCTCGTCGTCGGCCACACCGACCTGGACCAGCGGGCGCGCGACGTGGCGGCGAAGCTGGGCGTGGAGCTGCCGAACCAGCCGACGGAGGAGCAGCAGGGCTGGCTGCGGGAGCTGTCGGCGGCCGGCGGCGAGGAGTACGAGCGGAAGTTCGCGAACCTGCTGCGCAACGCGCACGGCAAGGTGTTCGGGCTGATCGCCCAGGTCCGGCACACCACCCGCAACACGCTGATACGCCAGCTGGCGAGCGACGCCAACCAGACGGTGCTGGACCACATCACGATGCTGGAGGCGACGGGCCTCGTCGACTTCGACGCCATCGCCAACGAGGCCGCGGGCCGCGCCACGGCCAGCCCCTCCGGCCCGCCCGCCCCGAACGGGAACCTGCCGCCGGCGCCGAGCCCGGTCGGCCCCACGGGCTCGGACCAGCAGTTCACCTCGGAGCCGTCCACGCGGCCGGGCCCACCGACCGCGATCAACACGAACCGGCCCTGA
- a CDS encoding response regulator transcription factor: MSVLLEQPASLVAYRPNKPTAMVVVADPRVRSTVTRHLWALGVRDVIEASSIAEARPRIGNPRDICVADVHLPDGSGLTLLSETRAAGWPNGLALSAADDIGAVRNALAGGVKGYVVTGTRTNIGHPTRPGAAPIGAAAARLHRRPPGAPSHPGGYRELSGREVEVLRLVAEGQSNKAIGVSMGLSALTVKSHLARIARKLGTGDRAGMVAVALRTGIIH; the protein is encoded by the coding sequence GTGTCCGTTCTCCTCGAGCAGCCCGCAAGCCTGGTCGCCTACCGCCCGAACAAGCCGACGGCCATGGTCGTCGTGGCCGACCCGCGCGTCCGCTCCACCGTGACCCGCCACCTGTGGGCCCTCGGAGTGCGTGACGTCATCGAGGCGTCGTCCATCGCGGAGGCTCGTCCCCGAATCGGCAACCCGCGCGACATCTGCGTCGCGGACGTCCACCTGCCCGACGGCTCCGGCCTCACCCTGCTGTCGGAGACCCGCGCCGCCGGCTGGCCCAACGGCCTGGCCCTCTCCGCCGCCGACGACATCGGTGCCGTGCGCAACGCGCTCGCCGGCGGCGTCAAGGGCTATGTCGTGACCGGTACGCGTACGAACATCGGCCACCCCACGCGCCCCGGCGCCGCCCCCATCGGCGCGGCCGCGGCCCGGCTGCACCGCCGCCCCCCGGGCGCCCCGAGCCACCCGGGCGGCTACCGGGAGCTGTCCGGCCGCGAGGTCGAGGTCCTCCGGCTGGTGGCGGAGGGCCAGTCGAACAAGGCCATCGGCGTCTCCATGGGCCTGTCCGCACTGACCGTCAAGAGCCACCTCGCGCGGATCGCCCGCAAGCTCGGCACGGGCGACCGTGCGGGCATGGTCGCCGTCGCCCTGCGCACCGGAATCATCCACTGA
- a CDS encoding DUF3000 domain-containing protein gives MAAAHGQFSDHPDQSDGSARSDRPEPGGEEESGVPSAFRRAVEALRAVRLRPEIALEPTRPPQRLAPHAYAVEAVATEEGEELADGRLVLLHDPDGHEAWQGTFRLVTLMRAELEPEMAADPLFPEVCWSWLTGALEARGLSYGEASGTVTRAGSYYFGGLAERRPATQIEIRASWTPREGRGGVPDTGGHLAAWGDLLCQVAGLPPSGPGPLESGGGGVVSLPQRRGPQHR, from the coding sequence ATGGCTGCGGCTCATGGACAGTTTTCCGATCATCCCGATCAGTCGGATGGTTCCGCCCGTTCCGATCGCCCCGAACCGGGCGGCGAGGAGGAGAGCGGTGTCCCGTCCGCCTTCCGGCGCGCGGTGGAGGCGCTGCGGGCGGTGCGGCTGCGTCCGGAGATCGCCCTGGAGCCGACCCGGCCTCCGCAGCGGCTCGCGCCCCACGCGTACGCGGTGGAGGCGGTGGCCACGGAGGAAGGAGAGGAGCTGGCGGACGGCCGGCTGGTCCTGCTGCACGACCCGGACGGCCACGAGGCGTGGCAGGGCACGTTCCGTCTGGTGACCCTGATGCGGGCGGAGCTGGAGCCGGAGATGGCGGCGGACCCGCTGTTCCCGGAGGTGTGCTGGTCGTGGCTGACGGGTGCGCTGGAGGCGCGGGGCCTGTCGTACGGGGAGGCGAGCGGGACGGTCACGCGGGCGGGGTCGTACTACTTCGGCGGGCTCGCGGAGCGCCGGCCGGCGACGCAGATCGAGATCCGGGCGTCGTGGACGCCCCGGGAGGGCCGGGGCGGGGTGCCGGACACGGGGGGTCACCTGGCCGCCTGGGGCGATCTCCTGTGCCAGGTGGCGGGTCTGCCGCCGTCGGGCCCGGGCCCGCTGGAGTCGGGGGGCGGCGGTGTGGTGTCCCTGCCGCAGCGGCGGGGCCCTCAGCACCGGTAG
- a CDS encoding DUF692 domain-containing protein, producing the protein MKELGVGIGWRPEIADAVESLPGVDWVEVVAENLCDDHLPDSLVRLRERGVTVVPHGVSLGLGGAERPDAERLARLAARATALGAPLVTEHIAFVRAGGPHTASPALEAGHLLPVPRTWEALDVLCENVRIAQDALPVPLALENIAALFSWPDDELTEGQFLAELVARTGVRLLIDVANLHTNRVNRGDDPVKALEELPLESIAYVHVAGGVERDGVWHDTHAHPVPPQVLDLLGELASRVAPPGVLLERDDDFPPAGELAAELTAIRTTLDASAERRAGAPVSMAVPVAAAPVPEGARERLGLAQTAVLSALVAGTPAPEGFDHGRLRVQSLSLARKRAGIVARLAPELPQILGEGYREAFVAYARTHPLRGGYRGDALDFARFLLDAGRPGDAVARLRLRHWWADRAASRPPMRITRLARAARVALAGRR; encoded by the coding sequence ATGAAGGAACTGGGGGTCGGCATCGGCTGGCGGCCCGAGATCGCGGACGCCGTGGAGAGCCTGCCCGGTGTCGACTGGGTGGAGGTCGTCGCGGAGAACCTCTGCGACGACCACCTGCCCGACTCCCTGGTACGGCTCCGCGAGCGGGGCGTCACCGTCGTCCCGCACGGCGTCTCGCTCGGCCTGGGCGGCGCCGAGCGGCCCGACGCGGAGCGGCTCGCCCGGCTGGCGGCCCGCGCGACGGCGCTGGGCGCGCCGCTGGTGACGGAGCACATCGCCTTCGTACGGGCCGGGGGGCCGCACACGGCGTCGCCGGCGCTGGAGGCGGGGCACCTGCTGCCCGTCCCCCGCACCTGGGAGGCGCTGGACGTGCTGTGCGAGAACGTGCGGATCGCGCAGGACGCGCTGCCGGTGCCGCTGGCGCTGGAGAACATCGCGGCGCTGTTCTCCTGGCCGGACGACGAGTTGACGGAGGGCCAGTTCCTGGCGGAGCTGGTCGCCCGTACGGGGGTGCGGCTGCTCATCGACGTGGCCAATCTGCACACGAACCGCGTGAACCGCGGCGACGACCCCGTGAAGGCGCTCGAGGAGCTGCCGCTGGAGTCGATCGCGTACGTCCATGTGGCCGGCGGCGTCGAGCGCGACGGCGTCTGGCACGACACGCACGCGCACCCCGTGCCGCCGCAGGTGCTGGACCTGCTGGGCGAGCTGGCGTCGCGCGTGGCGCCGCCGGGGGTGCTGCTGGAGCGGGACGACGACTTCCCGCCGGCCGGCGAGCTGGCCGCGGAGCTGACGGCGATCCGTACGACGCTCGACGCGTCGGCGGAGCGGCGTGCGGGCGCGCCGGTGTCGATGGCCGTTCCGGTGGCCGCCGCGCCGGTGCCGGAGGGCGCGCGGGAGCGGCTGGGGCTCGCGCAGACCGCCGTGCTGTCGGCGCTGGTCGCGGGCACGCCGGCGCCCGAGGGGTTCGACCACGGGCGGCTGCGGGTGCAGAGCCTGTCGCTGGCGCGCAAGCGGGCCGGGATCGTGGCGCGGCTGGCGCCCGAGCTGCCGCAGATCCTCGGCGAGGGCTACCGGGAGGCGTTCGTGGCGTACGCCAGGACCCATCCGCTGCGCGGGGGCTACCGGGGTGACGCGCTGGACTTCGCGCGGTTCCTGCTGGACGCCGGGCGGCCCGGCGACGCCGTGGCGCGGCTGCGCCTGCGCCACTGGTGGGCCGACCGCGCCGCGTCGCGCCCGCCGATGCGGATCACCCGGCTCGCGCGGGCCGCGCGTGTGGCGCTCGCGGGCCGGCGGTGA
- the hemQ gene encoding hydrogen peroxide-dependent heme synthase, which yields MSAPEKIPNAGKKAKDLNEVIRYTLWSVFKLRDVLPEDRSGYADEVQELFDQLAAKDVTVRGTYDLSGLRADADLMIWWHAETSDQLQEAYNLFRRTRLGRALEPVWSNMALHRPAEFNKSHIPAFLADETPRDYVSVYPFVRSYDWYLLPDEDRRRMLADHGKMARGFPDVRANTVASFSLGDYEWLLAFEADELYRIVDLMRHLRGSEARMHVREEVPFYTGRRKSVADLVAGLA from the coding sequence ATGAGTGCGCCCGAAAAGATCCCGAACGCCGGTAAGAAGGCGAAGGACCTCAACGAGGTCATCCGCTACACCCTGTGGTCCGTCTTCAAGCTGCGCGACGTCCTGCCCGAGGACCGGAGCGGCTACGCCGACGAGGTCCAGGAGCTGTTCGACCAGCTCGCCGCCAAGGACGTCACCGTGCGCGGCACGTACGACCTGTCCGGGCTGCGCGCCGACGCCGACCTGATGATCTGGTGGCACGCCGAGACGTCGGACCAGCTCCAGGAGGCGTACAACCTGTTCCGGCGCACCCGGCTCGGCCGCGCGCTGGAGCCGGTGTGGTCGAACATGGCGCTGCACCGCCCCGCCGAGTTCAACAAGTCGCACATCCCGGCGTTCCTCGCGGACGAGACGCCGCGCGACTACGTGAGCGTCTACCCGTTCGTCCGCTCGTACGACTGGTACCTGCTGCCCGACGAGGACCGCCGCCGCATGCTCGCCGACCACGGCAAGATGGCCCGCGGCTTCCCGGACGTGCGGGCCAACACGGTCGCCTCCTTCTCGCTGGGCGACTACGAGTGGCTCCTCGCCTTCGAGGCGGACGAGCTGTACCGGATCGTCGACCTGATGCGCCACCTGCGCGGCAGCGAGGCCCGGATGCACGTCCGCGAGGAGGTCCCGTTCTACACGGGCCGCCGCAAGTCCGTGGCGGACCTGGTGGCGGGCCTGGCCTGA
- a CDS encoding FAD-dependent oxidoreductase, whose protein sequence is MGHEGRKRLVVVGGDAAGMSAASQARRLSGPDELEIVAFERGHFTSYSACGIPYWVGGDVDGRDALIARTAEEHRARAIDLRLRTEVTELDLDGQRVRARDLESGEEYWTGYDRLVLATGARPVRPPLSGIDAPGVHGVQTLDDGQALLDALEEHPGRRAVVVGAGYIGVEMAEALLKRGYEVTVLDLAEEPMSTLDPDMGRLVREAMNGMGITTVGGARVTEILTGGDGRARAVVAGGTEYPADVVVLGLGVAPETSLARAAGLPTGAHGGLLTDLSMRVRGREDVWAGGDCVEVLDLVSGRERHIPLGTHANKQGQVIGANVAGGYGTFPGVVGTAVSKVCSLEIARTGLRERDAQGVGLRFVAVRIESTSRSGYYPGAAPMTVKMLAERGTGRLLGVQIVGREGAAKRVDVAAVALTAGMTVEQITALDLGYAPPFSPVWDPVQIAARRAVKAVRDAD, encoded by the coding sequence TTGGGACACGAGGGACGGAAACGACTGGTGGTGGTCGGCGGCGACGCGGCGGGGATGTCCGCCGCGTCGCAGGCCCGGCGGCTGAGCGGCCCGGACGAGCTGGAGATCGTCGCGTTCGAGCGCGGCCACTTCACCTCGTACTCGGCGTGCGGGATCCCGTACTGGGTCGGCGGGGACGTCGACGGGCGGGACGCTCTCATCGCCCGGACGGCCGAGGAGCACCGCGCGCGGGCGATCGACCTGCGGCTGCGGACCGAGGTGACCGAACTCGACCTGGACGGACAGCGGGTGCGGGCGAGGGACCTGGAATCCGGCGAGGAGTACTGGACGGGCTACGACCGGCTGGTCCTGGCGACGGGTGCGCGCCCGGTGCGCCCGCCCCTGTCGGGCATCGACGCGCCGGGCGTGCACGGCGTGCAGACCCTGGACGACGGCCAGGCGCTGCTGGACGCCCTGGAGGAGCACCCGGGACGGCGCGCGGTCGTCGTGGGCGCCGGGTACATCGGCGTCGAGATGGCCGAGGCGCTACTGAAGCGCGGGTACGAGGTGACGGTGCTGGACCTCGCCGAGGAGCCGATGTCGACGCTGGACCCGGACATGGGCCGGCTGGTGCGCGAGGCGATGAACGGCATGGGCATCACCACGGTGGGCGGGGCGCGGGTCACCGAGATCCTGACGGGTGGCGACGGCCGCGCCCGGGCCGTGGTGGCCGGCGGCACGGAGTACCCGGCGGACGTGGTCGTCCTGGGTCTCGGCGTGGCCCCGGAGACGTCCCTGGCCCGGGCGGCGGGGCTGCCGACGGGGGCGCACGGCGGCCTGCTCACCGATCTGTCGATGCGGGTGCGCGGCCGCGAGGACGTGTGGGCGGGCGGGGACTGCGTCGAGGTGCTGGACCTGGTGTCGGGCCGGGAGCGGCACATCCCGCTGGGCACGCACGCCAACAAGCAGGGCCAGGTGATCGGCGCCAACGTGGCGGGCGGCTACGGGACGTTCCCGGGTGTCGTCGGCACGGCGGTCAGCAAGGTGTGTTCGCTGGAGATCGCCCGCACGGGGCTGCGCGAGCGGGACGCGCAGGGCGTGGGGCTGCGGTTCGTCGCCGTACGGATCGAGTCGACGAGCCGGTCCGGCTACTACCCGGGGGCGGCGCCGATGACGGTGAAGATGCTCGCCGAGCGGGGTACGGGCCGACTGCTGGGGGTGCAGATCGTGGGCCGTGAGGGCGCGGCGAAGCGGGTGGACGTGGCGGCGGTGGCGCTCACGGCCGGGATGACGGTGGAGCAGATCACCGCGCTGGACCTCGGATACGCCCCGCCGTTCTCCCCGGTGTGGGACCCGGTGCAGATCGCGGCCCGCAGGGCGGTGAAGGCGGTCCGGGACGCGGACTGA
- a CDS encoding peptidyl-tRNA hydrolase, producing MTSNDTDLRDTAPQFVLPLVVRVEKTGPPARTDALETAARAVLVMLSDDRSLGDGEWAQAVRDWQDARIRKVVRRARGAEWRRAERLPGITVTGGTAEVRVFPPVPLDGWPKDLAKLQVSGTELTDPEAPAPPAPGEAPLWLNPGLDMSTGKEMAQVGHGAQLLWWAMSDEERKDWQEAGFPLAVRTADPDRWRSLTASGLPMVRDAGFTEIAPGSCTVVSAFPTRTA from the coding sequence GTGACCAGCAACGACACCGACCTCCGTGACACCGCGCCCCAGTTCGTCCTGCCCCTGGTGGTGCGGGTCGAGAAGACCGGACCGCCGGCGCGCACCGACGCGCTCGAGACCGCGGCCCGCGCCGTGCTCGTGATGCTCTCCGACGACCGGTCGCTCGGCGACGGCGAGTGGGCGCAGGCCGTGCGCGACTGGCAGGACGCCCGGATCCGCAAGGTCGTGCGCCGGGCCCGGGGCGCGGAGTGGCGCCGCGCCGAGCGGCTGCCCGGCATCACGGTCACCGGGGGCACGGCGGAGGTACGGGTCTTCCCGCCGGTCCCCCTGGACGGCTGGCCCAAGGACCTGGCCAAGCTCCAGGTCTCGGGCACCGAGCTGACCGACCCGGAGGCGCCCGCACCGCCCGCGCCCGGCGAGGCCCCGCTCTGGCTCAACCCGGGCCTCGACATGTCCACCGGCAAGGAGATGGCGCAGGTGGGCCACGGCGCCCAGCTGCTGTGGTGGGCCATGAGCGACGAGGAGCGCAAGGACTGGCAGGAGGCGGGCTTCCCCCTGGCGGTCCGCACGGCCGACCCGGACCGGTGGCGTTCCCTGACGGCGAGCGGCCTGCCGATGGTCCGCGACGCGGGTTTCACGGAGATCGCTCCGGGCTCGTGCACGGTGGTGTCGGCGTTCCCGACCCGCACTGCCTGA
- the hemE gene encoding uroporphyrinogen decarboxylase, whose product MSANDRPLAQQTPTYDSAFLKACRREPVPHTPVWFMRQAGRSLPEYLKVREGIPMLDSCMRPELVTEITLQPVRRHKVDAAIYFSDIVVPLKAIGVDLDIKPGVGPVVAEPIRRREDLERLRDLTPDDIPYVTEAIGMLTGELGSTPLIGFAGAPFTLASYLVEGGPSRNHENTKALMYGDPGLWADLLDRLAEITAAFLKVQIEAGASAVQLFDSWVGALAPADYRRSVMPASSKVFDAVASYGVPRIHFGVGTGELLGLMGEAGADVVGVDWRVPLDEAARRVGPGKALQGNLDPAVLFAPREAVEAQTRRVLDAAAGLEGHVFNLGHGVLPTTDPDALTRLVEYVHTRTAR is encoded by the coding sequence GTGAGTGCCAACGACCGGCCCCTGGCCCAGCAGACACCGACGTACGACTCCGCGTTCCTGAAGGCGTGCCGGCGCGAGCCCGTGCCGCACACGCCGGTCTGGTTCATGCGCCAGGCGGGGCGCTCGCTGCCCGAGTACCTGAAGGTCCGCGAGGGCATCCCGATGCTCGACTCGTGCATGCGGCCCGAGCTGGTCACCGAGATCACGCTGCAGCCCGTGCGCCGCCACAAGGTGGACGCCGCGATCTACTTCAGCGACATCGTCGTCCCCCTCAAGGCCATCGGCGTCGACCTCGATATCAAGCCGGGCGTCGGCCCCGTCGTCGCCGAGCCGATCCGGCGCCGCGAGGACCTGGAGCGGCTGCGCGACCTGACCCCGGACGACATCCCGTACGTCACCGAGGCCATCGGCATGCTCACCGGCGAGCTGGGCTCCACCCCGCTCATCGGTTTCGCGGGCGCGCCTTTCACCCTCGCGAGCTACCTCGTCGAGGGCGGCCCGTCCCGCAACCACGAGAACACCAAGGCCCTCATGTACGGCGACCCCGGGCTGTGGGCCGACCTGCTGGACCGCCTCGCCGAGATCACCGCGGCCTTCCTGAAGGTCCAGATCGAGGCCGGCGCCTCCGCCGTGCAGCTCTTCGACTCCTGGGTCGGCGCCCTCGCCCCGGCCGACTACCGCCGCTCCGTCATGCCCGCGTCGTCGAAGGTCTTCGACGCCGTCGCCTCGTACGGCGTCCCGCGCATCCACTTCGGCGTCGGCACGGGCGAGCTGCTGGGCCTCATGGGCGAGGCGGGCGCGGACGTCGTCGGCGTCGACTGGCGCGTCCCGCTCGACGAGGCCGCCCGCCGCGTCGGCCCCGGCAAGGCGCTCCAGGGCAACCTCGACCCGGCCGTCCTCTTCGCCCCCCGCGAGGCGGTCGAGGCCCAGACCCGCCGCGTACTGGACGCGGCGGCCGGCCTGGAGGGCCACGTCTTCAACCTCGGCCACGGCGTCCTGCCCACCACGGACCCGGACGCCCTGACCCGCCTCGTGGAGTACGTGCACACGCGGACCGCGCGTTAG
- a CDS encoding DUF4349 domain-containing protein, giving the protein MPSGIRPRHALAAVLLTATLGLAGCSGADGGAASSAAKDSAAGAPRPGEAAAGPDAGYGRDDAAKQPGKPAAVQQHIIRTAEVFVEVKDASKALARARAAAAAAGGHIANESTERVGEGGMTSTIVLRVPQTAYEDVLKELSGAGKLLSRKADAKDVTDQVVDVESRIATQRASVARVRELMDRATKLEDVVTLESQLSSRQAELESLLAQQAALKDRTTLATITLRLSEPEPVADVRKDEEPGVPDALKGGWDALVTTAKWVAIVLAALAPWLAVLLVAYVLWRLLVRPFFARRAARRPAPAPAVPPHPAPAGGPAGRSAWPVVPPRQAPAPAGEQRQPGAGEQPKPEAGDDGPEQPN; this is encoded by the coding sequence ATGCCATCCGGAATCCGTCCACGGCACGCGCTGGCGGCCGTTCTGCTCACCGCGACACTGGGCCTCGCCGGATGCAGCGGCGCCGACGGCGGTGCGGCGTCCTCCGCGGCGAAGGACAGCGCCGCCGGTGCCCCGCGGCCGGGCGAGGCCGCGGCGGGCCCCGACGCCGGGTACGGGCGGGACGACGCGGCCAAGCAGCCGGGCAAGCCGGCCGCCGTGCAGCAGCACATCATCCGGACGGCCGAGGTGTTCGTGGAGGTTAAGGACGCCTCCAAGGCGCTGGCCCGGGCGCGGGCGGCCGCCGCGGCGGCCGGCGGGCACATCGCCAACGAGTCGACGGAGCGCGTCGGCGAGGGCGGCATGACGTCCACCATCGTGCTGCGGGTGCCGCAGACCGCGTACGAGGACGTGCTCAAGGAGCTGTCGGGCGCGGGCAAGCTGCTGTCGCGGAAGGCCGACGCCAAGGACGTCACCGACCAGGTGGTGGACGTGGAGAGCCGGATCGCCACGCAGCGGGCCAGCGTCGCGCGGGTGCGCGAGCTGATGGACCGGGCCACCAAGCTGGAGGACGTGGTGACGCTGGAGTCCCAGCTGAGTTCCCGTCAGGCGGAGCTGGAGTCGCTGCTCGCTCAGCAGGCGGCGCTGAAGGACCGGACGACGCTGGCGACGATCACGCTGCGGCTGAGCGAGCCGGAGCCGGTGGCCGATGTGCGGAAGGACGAGGAGCCGGGTGTCCCCGACGCGCTGAAGGGCGGCTGGGACGCTCTCGTCACGACCGCGAAGTGGGTCGCGATCGTGCTCGCGGCGCTGGCCCCGTGGCTGGCGGTGCTGCTGGTGGCGTACGTGCTGTGGCGCCTGCTGGTCCGCCCGTTCTTCGCGCGGCGTGCGGCGCGGCGCCCGGCCCCGGCGCCCGCCGTCCCGCCCCACCCGGCGCCGGCGGGCGGACCGGCCGGCCGGTCCGCGTGGCCCGTGGTCCCGCCGCGGCAGGCCCCCGCCCCGGCGGGCGAGCAGCGGCAGCCCGGGGCCGGCGAGCAGCCGAAGCCGGAAGCGGGCGACGACGGGCCCGAGCAGCCCAACTGA
- the hemG gene encoding protoporphyrinogen oxidase, with amino-acid sequence MNVDTTEDSGGTEDSGGTPPGRVVVIGGGIAGLAAAHRVLLAGRPVTLLEASGRLGGKLHAGEIAGAPVDFGAESMLARRPEAIDLARAVGLGDRLQAPATATASVWTRGALRPMPKGHVMGVPADARDLGDLLSDEGLRRIGHDRDLPPADLGEDVAIGEYVARRMGREVVDRLVEPLLGGVYAGDSYRISMRSAVPQLFAAVREHGTLTDAVQALRRSAPPQNGPVFMGIEGGVGRLPLAVADAVTAGGGEIVTDARVQALTRRAGHWEVRSDRRVLRADAVILATPAWAASALLAAESPAASAELAAVEYASMALVTLAFRRADLPPGMPAGSGFLVPPVDGRTIKASTFSSQKWQWVADGAGDLFVLRTSVGRYGEEAQLDRDDEDLVSVSLRDLGEAVGLAAKPVATEVTRWIGGLPQYPVGHLARVARIREAVAKLPALRVCGAAYDGVGIPAVVADARRAADEIIATPTLAQGTHSDE; translated from the coding sequence ATGAACGTGGACACCACCGAGGACAGCGGGGGCACCGAGGACTCCGGGGGCACCCCTCCCGGCCGTGTCGTCGTCATCGGCGGCGGCATCGCCGGACTCGCGGCCGCCCACCGCGTGCTGCTCGCCGGCCGCCCCGTGACCCTCCTGGAGGCCTCCGGCCGGCTCGGCGGCAAGCTCCACGCCGGCGAGATCGCGGGCGCCCCCGTCGACTTCGGCGCCGAGTCGATGCTCGCCCGCCGCCCGGAGGCGATCGACCTCGCCCGTGCGGTCGGCCTCGGCGACCGGCTCCAGGCCCCCGCCACGGCCACCGCCTCGGTGTGGACCCGCGGCGCGCTGCGCCCGATGCCCAAGGGGCACGTGATGGGCGTCCCCGCCGACGCCCGCGACCTCGGCGACCTCCTCTCCGACGAGGGGCTGCGCCGCATCGGCCACGACCGCGACCTGCCGCCCGCCGACCTCGGCGAGGACGTCGCCATCGGCGAGTACGTCGCCCGGCGCATGGGCCGCGAGGTCGTGGACCGGCTCGTCGAGCCGCTGCTCGGCGGGGTCTACGCGGGCGACTCCTACCGGATCTCGATGCGGTCCGCCGTACCGCAGCTCTTCGCGGCGGTCCGCGAGCACGGCACCCTCACCGACGCCGTACAGGCCCTGCGGCGCAGCGCCCCGCCGCAGAACGGCCCCGTCTTCATGGGCATCGAGGGCGGTGTGGGCCGCCTGCCCCTCGCCGTCGCGGACGCGGTCACCGCCGGCGGCGGCGAGATCGTCACCGACGCGCGCGTCCAGGCGCTCACCCGCCGCGCCGGGCACTGGGAGGTCCGCAGCGACCGGCGCGTGCTGCGCGCCGACGCGGTGATCCTCGCGACCCCCGCCTGGGCGGCGTCGGCGCTGCTGGCCGCCGAGTCGCCGGCCGCGTCCGCCGAGCTGGCCGCCGTCGAGTACGCCTCGATGGCGCTGGTCACCCTCGCCTTCCGGCGCGCCGACCTGCCCCCGGGGATGCCGGCGGGCTCCGGCTTCCTCGTCCCGCCGGTCGACGGGCGCACCATCAAGGCGTCCACGTTCTCGTCGCAGAAGTGGCAGTGGGTCGCCGACGGGGCCGGGGACCTCTTCGTGCTGCGCACCTCCGTCGGCCGGTACGGCGAGGAGGCGCAGCTCGACCGCGACGACGAGGACCTCGTGTCCGTGTCCCTGCGGGACCTCGGCGAGGCCGTCGGGCTCGCCGCGAAGCCCGTCGCCACCGAGGTCACCCGCTGGATCGGCGGCCTGCCGCAGTACCCCGTGGGCCATCTGGCGCGCGTCGCCCGCATCCGCGAGGCCGTCGCGAAGCTGCCCGCGCTGCGGGTGTGCGGCGCGGCGTACGACGGGGTGGGCATCCCCGCGGTCGTCGCCGACGCCCGCCGCGCGGCGGACGAGATCATCGCCACGCCGACCCTGGCGCAGGGCACCCACAGTGACGAGTGA